Proteins from a genomic interval of Flammeovirgaceae bacterium SG7u.111:
- a CDS encoding DUF4920 domain-containing protein: protein MIRKYVIMGLALATFAACSPKEEHNEEEAVAETVDVEEEVAVADSTKFGVEVAPEAAITLASLDEKIATATALEDVTVTGKVTEVCQQKGCWMKLEKADGSEMRVKFKDYALFMPKDLAGKEVVIHGVASMDTVAVDVLKHYAEDAGKTEEEIAAITEPELALAFEADGVLIK, encoded by the coding sequence ATGATCAGGAAGTATGTAATCATGGGTTTGGCGCTGGCAACTTTTGCCGCTTGCTCGCCCAAAGAAGAACACAACGAAGAAGAAGCCGTAGCAGAAACTGTTGATGTGGAGGAAGAAGTAGCGGTAGCAGACTCAACCAAGTTTGGTGTAGAAGTAGCTCCCGAAGCTGCTATTACCTTGGCTTCGCTCGACGAGAAAATAGCAACTGCAACAGCTCTGGAAGATGTGACCGTGACGGGAAAGGTAACGGAAGTTTGCCAACAGAAAGGTTGCTGGATGAAGCTCGAAAAAGCTGACGGAAGTGAAATGAGAGTGAAGTTTAAAGACTATGCGCTCTTTATGCCAAAAGACTTGGCGGGCAAAGAAGTGGTGATCCACGGAGTAGCAAGTATGGATACGGTAGCAGTAGATGTGTTGAAGCACTATGCTGAAGATGCAGGGAAAACCGAAGAAGAAATAGCGGCGATAACGGAACCCGAACTGGCCTTGGCTTTTGAGGCAGACGGAGTTTTGATTAAATAA
- a CDS encoding inositol oxygenase family protein — protein MENEKNNLDMEELWEEDLLERYPENGEKSKEEFRNYDDPARDTVKEFYRINHQYQTYDFVQQKRAEYLKFGKKEMTLWDAVDFLNTLVDDSDPDIDLDQTQHLLQTSEAIRADGHPDWFVLTGFLHDLGKVLCLFGEPQWAVVGDTFPVGCQFSDKIVYPEFFKNNPDSADERYNSKYGVYERNCGLKNVFMSWGHDEYLYHIMKDHLPESALYMIRYHSFYAQHREEAYNHLMDEYDKEMFKWVRAFNPYDLYSKSPTPPNVKELRPYYEDLAAKYLPSTLRF, from the coding sequence AAAACGGTGAGAAGAGCAAAGAGGAATTCCGAAATTACGACGATCCTGCTCGGGATACGGTAAAGGAGTTTTATAGGATTAACCATCAGTACCAAACCTACGATTTCGTACAGCAAAAAAGGGCGGAGTACCTGAAGTTCGGTAAGAAGGAAATGACGCTTTGGGATGCGGTTGATTTTTTGAATACGCTGGTAGATGATTCCGATCCGGATATTGACCTTGATCAAACGCAACACCTTCTTCAAACATCTGAAGCTATCAGGGCAGATGGGCATCCCGATTGGTTTGTGCTCACGGGTTTCTTGCATGATTTGGGCAAGGTACTTTGCCTATTTGGCGAGCCGCAGTGGGCGGTGGTGGGAGATACCTTCCCCGTCGGTTGCCAGTTTTCCGATAAAATAGTCTATCCAGAGTTTTTCAAAAATAATCCTGATTCCGCCGATGAGCGGTATAATTCGAAATATGGTGTGTATGAGCGAAATTGTGGGCTGAAAAATGTATTCATGTCTTGGGGGCACGATGAGTATTTGTACCACATCATGAAAGATCATTTGCCAGAATCTGCATTGTACATGATCCGTTACCACTCCTTTTATGCACAGCACCGGGAGGAAGCCTACAATCATTTGATGGACGAGTATGACAAGGAAATGTTCAAATGGGTACGGGCATTTAATCCCTACGATCTGTATTCCAAATCGCCCACACCGCCAAATGTAAAAGAGCTGCGACCCTATTACGAAGATTTGGCTGCCAAGTATTTGCCAAGTACGTTGCGGTTTTGA
- the metF gene encoding methylenetetrahydrofolate reductase [NAD(P)H], which yields MKVTEHLERAKGPLFSFEILPPLKGESIQMFFDAIDPLMEFNPAFIDVTYHREEYVYKQRGNDGLLEKITTKKRPGTVGVCAAIANRYEVDTVPHLICGGFNKRDTENALFDLNFLGVQNVLLLRGDAIKSEARFVPDPNGHDYASDLVEQVVNMNKGQYLAEEIETPTTDFCIGVAGYPEKHFEAPNLENDLKYLKMKVDMGAEYVVTQMFFDNQKYFDFVNKCRDMGITVPIIPGLKPMVTKKQLTILPSIFHLDLPQALAQEVEKCKDNKAVRQVGIEWCIQQSKELLEFGAPCLHYYTMSKSGTVKAIASEVF from the coding sequence ATGAAAGTAACCGAACACTTGGAAAGGGCGAAAGGTCCTTTATTTTCTTTTGAAATATTACCACCGCTCAAAGGGGAGAGCATACAAATGTTTTTTGATGCGATTGACCCGCTGATGGAGTTTAACCCAGCTTTTATAGATGTTACCTATCACCGTGAGGAGTATGTGTACAAGCAGCGGGGAAATGATGGTTTGTTAGAGAAAATCACAACGAAGAAGCGCCCGGGTACGGTAGGGGTTTGTGCTGCTATTGCCAATAGGTACGAAGTAGATACTGTTCCCCATTTGATCTGTGGTGGGTTTAACAAGCGGGACACGGAAAATGCGCTGTTTGATCTCAACTTTTTAGGTGTGCAAAATGTGCTTTTGCTCAGGGGCGATGCCATAAAATCGGAGGCGAGGTTTGTGCCAGACCCTAATGGGCATGACTATGCTTCTGACCTTGTAGAGCAAGTGGTGAACATGAACAAGGGGCAATACTTGGCAGAAGAGATTGAAACTCCGACTACAGATTTTTGTATAGGTGTAGCAGGCTATCCTGAAAAACATTTTGAAGCTCCAAACTTGGAAAATGACCTCAAATACCTTAAAATGAAGGTAGACATGGGGGCTGAATATGTAGTGACCCAAATGTTTTTTGATAACCAGAAGTATTTTGACTTTGTAAATAAGTGCCGAGATATGGGTATCACTGTGCCGATTATCCCCGGGCTAAAACCCATGGTTACTAAAAAGCAGTTGACAATTTTGCCAAGTATTTTCCACCTCGATTTGCCACAGGCTTTGGCACAAGAAGTAGAAAAATGTAAGGACAACAAAGCTGTGAGGCAAGTAGGGATTGAATGGTGTATCCAGCAGTCGAAAGAATTGTTGGAATTTGGAGCTCCTTGCTTGCACTACTATACCATGAGTAAATCGGGTACGGTGAAGGCAATAGCGTCTGAGGTATTTTAA